In the genome of Paenibacillus pabuli, one region contains:
- a CDS encoding MDR family MFS transporter: protein MNTTRGLNRSFILAGLLLATFLSAIEGTVIGPAGPTIVSELGSVQLLSWIFTAYLLTMAVSTPIFGKISDIYGRKPVFLIGCALFLLGSLLCCLSQNMEQLIIFRAIQGIGAGAVVPVTFTIIGDIYRIEERGKIQGWISSVWGISSLAGPLLGGYFVDNLGWQWIFGFNVPFGLLAMWFVFRYLKEEMSPRTAKIDYMGALTFTVGITALLFVLSAGGQYYAWSSPIIVGLSIVAILFMILFFVVEKRAQAPMVPLHLFRIRDIRVANIAGLLTSTLMIGLTSYLPLWVQGVRGGNATESGLLLAPMSVGWLIGSVVAGRLLMKIGSRLTAVIGLTGIAIGSGGLFLVGGTSPQAVLFILTFIYGLGFGFAFTIFTIIAQSSVGYKERGSSTALHTFMRTLGQTIGAAAFGTWLNYRISTLSSEQHLAEAGISDGDLNQLLAPHTEAALSDEKWALLRNVLEGSLHSLFIIMFVIAIISWVTTLALRKRLIVPEDADAPPQAQTSGK from the coding sequence GTGAATACAACCAGAGGTTTGAACCGCAGTTTCATCCTGGCGGGATTGCTGCTGGCGACTTTTTTGTCTGCAATTGAAGGTACAGTTATTGGTCCGGCAGGGCCAACCATTGTCAGTGAACTGGGAAGTGTGCAGCTGTTGAGCTGGATTTTCACTGCTTATCTGTTAACGATGGCTGTGAGTACGCCGATTTTCGGTAAAATCAGTGATATATACGGACGAAAGCCAGTATTCCTGATTGGCTGTGCCTTATTTTTACTAGGCTCGCTTCTTTGCTGTCTATCGCAGAACATGGAGCAATTAATTATTTTTCGGGCGATTCAAGGGATTGGAGCAGGTGCGGTTGTTCCAGTTACGTTTACCATCATCGGTGACATCTACCGTATTGAAGAAAGGGGCAAAATACAGGGCTGGATCAGCTCCGTATGGGGCATTTCATCTTTGGCTGGACCACTGCTGGGCGGTTATTTCGTAGACAATCTGGGATGGCAGTGGATCTTTGGCTTCAATGTGCCGTTCGGACTGCTGGCAATGTGGTTTGTATTTCGTTATTTGAAGGAAGAAATGTCTCCGCGTACCGCGAAAATTGACTATATGGGTGCGTTGACCTTTACGGTCGGTATCACCGCATTGCTCTTTGTACTGTCCGCGGGTGGTCAGTATTATGCCTGGAGTTCTCCCATTATTGTGGGACTGAGTATTGTAGCTATTTTGTTTATGATTTTATTTTTTGTGGTGGAAAAAAGAGCCCAGGCCCCGATGGTTCCTCTCCATCTGTTCCGTATTCGGGACATCCGGGTGGCGAATATTGCCGGATTACTCACAAGTACCCTGATGATTGGCCTAACCAGTTATTTGCCACTATGGGTCCAGGGGGTTCGGGGCGGTAACGCGACAGAATCCGGATTGTTGCTTGCACCGATGTCTGTTGGCTGGCTGATCGGCAGTGTTGTTGCTGGCCGTCTGTTGATGAAGATTGGATCACGCTTAACAGCGGTGATTGGATTAACCGGAATCGCCATTGGATCGGGAGGACTCTTCCTGGTTGGTGGAACCTCACCCCAAGCCGTGCTGTTCATATTGACTTTTATTTACGGACTTGGCTTCGGATTTGCGTTTACCATATTCACCATTATTGCGCAGTCGTCTGTCGGATATAAGGAACGTGGATCTTCCACGGCGCTGCATACCTTTATGCGTACGCTTGGACAAACCATTGGTGCAGCAGCCTTCGGCACATGGTTGAATTACCGAATATCAACGTTGTCGAGCGAGCAGCACCTGGCTGAAGCGGGGATCTCGGATGGAGATCTGAACCAACTGCTTGCTCCGCATACGGAAGCTGCTCTGTCGGATGAAAAGTGGGCACTGCTTCGTAACGTGCTGGAAGGAAGTCTGCACTCGTTGTTCATCATCATGTTTGTCATCGCTATTATCTCGTGGGTGACGACTCTGGCCTTGCGCAAACGGTTGATCGTTCCCGAAGATGCAGATGCTCCGCCGCAAGCGCAGACTTCTGGGAAGTAA
- a CDS encoding ABC transporter permease: MEGFQAYTPLRLYRRRRKEHFNEQLKNLKLVVDWTVWVYLLVPGLLYFSGWYASLWSKPLPSWATGLTLPTLTGIIDLVMLTGGILIFVEEADVLFLKSRSLWMRTLMKQGIYRACLQHLGKMIAIMVLTSPLWSRVYDMSFIHIALIAIWFGTVASFQVIVLHMTKVRYTGWRRWLRMIPLVIAMGIITIGVTSWMHGHIWSLVAGIVVAILLLIMVGRMRLKMKGTFEGDVREDLRERLKFTALLLSRSITKPKAPRTRTMIFRKPRKLLRHRSISNRTAETAFKAFFRNSSTMKLYLQLGGLSIAAVALPPFPVNVIVCGLLVIMLSVLFYRSWDVFATSDYVQLVSYDEQALNHAATTMVRMLYVPIGILMGYSLGAAWLGWLEGIVTAVAVVAFGLFVLSITGWVRYIRSA; this comes from the coding sequence ATGGAGGGCTTTCAAGCATACACACCCCTTCGCTTATATAGACGCAGGCGCAAGGAGCACTTCAATGAACAGTTGAAAAACCTGAAACTGGTAGTAGATTGGACAGTATGGGTATACCTGCTTGTTCCGGGTCTGCTGTATTTTAGCGGATGGTATGCAAGCTTATGGTCCAAACCGCTGCCATCATGGGCAACCGGATTAACGCTGCCAACACTTACAGGAATAATCGACCTCGTAATGCTTACAGGTGGGATTCTTATATTTGTAGAAGAAGCGGATGTGTTATTCCTGAAGTCACGATCACTGTGGATGCGAACATTGATGAAACAGGGGATCTACCGGGCTTGTTTGCAGCATCTGGGTAAAATGATTGCCATTATGGTGTTGACCTCACCACTATGGTCCCGTGTGTATGACATGTCATTTATTCATATCGCACTAATAGCGATTTGGTTTGGCACAGTAGCTTCATTTCAGGTCATTGTGCTCCATATGACGAAAGTGCGTTATACCGGATGGAGACGCTGGCTTCGCATGATTCCTTTGGTAATCGCAATGGGCATCATCACGATTGGGGTAACGTCCTGGATGCATGGACACATTTGGTCATTGGTTGCAGGCATCGTGGTCGCAATCCTCCTTCTGATTATGGTGGGTCGAATGAGGCTGAAGATGAAGGGAACCTTTGAGGGCGATGTGAGAGAGGATTTACGGGAAAGGCTGAAGTTTACTGCACTTTTACTAAGTAGATCCATCACCAAGCCGAAAGCACCGCGTACACGGACGATGATCTTCCGCAAGCCGCGCAAGCTGCTGCGTCATCGTTCCATCTCTAATCGGACAGCGGAGACGGCATTCAAGGCATTTTTCCGTAACTCATCGACCATGAAACTGTATTTACAGCTTGGTGGCTTGTCCATTGCTGCCGTAGCTTTGCCGCCGTTTCCGGTCAATGTCATTGTGTGTGGATTGTTAGTCATCATGCTGAGTGTGCTCTTCTATCGTTCATGGGATGTATTTGCAACCTCCGACTATGTCCAGCTCGTATCCTACGATGAACAGGCTCTGAATCATGCTGCGACGACCATGGTCCGAATGTTATACGTTCCAATCGGGATTCTGATGGGATATTCACTAGGTGCAGCCTGGTTGGGCTGGCTCGAAGGTATCGTTACAGCTGTGGCTGTGGTGGCATTTGGTCTATTCGTCCTGTCGATAACAGGCTGGGTTCGTTATATCCGATCTGCTTAA
- a CDS encoding GAF domain-containing protein produces MFQAVSYEGTRSEQQTAVLGQLSALIRDEPSAIANLANAAALLNVFMTDTNWVGFYLYDGKELVLGPFQGLPACIRIPLGRGVCGTSAAERRTMVVEDVHAFPGHIACDAASNSEIVVPIIKNGELYGVLDIDSPLKNRFDDEDRVFLEKAVSLITEQLELS; encoded by the coding sequence ATGTTTCAAGCTGTTTCTTATGAAGGAACACGAAGCGAGCAGCAAACCGCCGTCCTGGGACAGTTAAGCGCTCTGATCCGCGATGAACCTAGCGCCATTGCCAATCTGGCAAACGCTGCGGCGCTGCTCAATGTATTTATGACCGATACCAACTGGGTCGGATTCTATCTGTATGATGGAAAAGAACTTGTACTCGGTCCATTCCAGGGACTGCCTGCCTGCATCCGTATTCCACTTGGACGTGGTGTATGCGGCACCTCTGCTGCGGAACGACGTACGATGGTCGTTGAAGATGTTCATGCTTTTCCAGGCCATATCGCCTGTGATGCCGCATCGAACAGTGAAATTGTTGTACCCATTATCAAAAACGGCGAATTGTACGGGGTGCTCGATATCGACAGCCCGTTGAAGAATCGTTTTGACGATGAAGACCGCGTCTTCCTGGAAAAGGCGGTAAGCCTGATTACAGAGCAGTTGGAACTATCCTGA
- a CDS encoding MFS transporter, producing MMTNELTMQERRSLRHNRSFITLMAAQAISNLGDWLHLLAILTLVGIRWNATPWEITFTTLCAALPVLLTGPFAGALADRVNRKWLMIVADGARIVIVGGLIFADQIWHVYVLLILKSLFDVVFSPAKNGKLKEIVPQDQLGQAVSISSVIEQMSKIIGPALGGLLVAAFGITWCFALDSASFLISGIILLWIPGARVIRSANQNVEQVRKEAAVVAQAGKKTTFMKDTIEGIRMLASLPHVGSSLLLLASALLFLQFADSQTVVLFRQLPGISSDLLGWCVAASGVGTLIAAMSVQKWKKAGHVIKMGLGTSLMGLVIGGVGMIVGVWPHAGIGANLLLISLFALAGVGVGFAIVPFQILLQEQTPESMTGRVFGTVGSVMTASNIMGPVVGGLLVTSFGVIPAFICSGILLTLLGVIYVVIRRQKKHDMDSRVAANS from the coding sequence ATGATGACAAACGAATTAACGATGCAAGAACGAAGATCCTTGAGGCATAATCGGTCTTTCATAACGTTGATGGCTGCGCAGGCCATTTCCAATCTGGGTGACTGGCTGCATCTGCTGGCAATCCTCACACTGGTGGGTATTCGCTGGAATGCCACGCCGTGGGAGATTACGTTTACTACGCTCTGTGCAGCATTGCCTGTCTTGCTGACGGGTCCATTCGCAGGGGCGCTCGCGGACCGGGTGAATCGGAAGTGGTTGATGATCGTTGCTGATGGAGCGCGAATTGTGATTGTTGGCGGGCTCATTTTTGCCGATCAAATCTGGCATGTGTATGTATTACTTATTCTCAAGTCTTTGTTCGATGTGGTATTCTCACCGGCCAAGAACGGCAAGCTGAAAGAGATTGTACCGCAGGATCAATTGGGGCAAGCGGTATCGATCAGCTCGGTGATTGAACAGATGTCCAAAATTATCGGTCCGGCACTTGGCGGCCTGTTGGTTGCTGCTTTTGGAATCACATGGTGTTTTGCATTGGATTCTGCGTCCTTTCTGATCTCCGGCATTATTTTGTTATGGATTCCTGGAGCACGAGTGATCCGATCTGCAAATCAGAACGTAGAACAAGTAAGGAAAGAGGCGGCAGTTGTTGCTCAAGCAGGTAAAAAAACTACGTTTATGAAAGATACAATCGAAGGCATCCGTATGCTTGCTTCTCTTCCTCATGTGGGTTCCTCGCTGTTACTGCTTGCATCAGCCCTTCTGTTTCTGCAATTTGCGGATTCACAGACGGTAGTCCTGTTCAGACAGCTTCCCGGCATTTCAAGTGATCTGCTCGGATGGTGCGTCGCGGCCAGCGGTGTAGGGACGTTAATTGCGGCGATGAGTGTTCAGAAATGGAAAAAGGCAGGGCATGTCATCAAAATGGGGCTTGGAACATCATTAATGGGTCTTGTCATTGGTGGAGTAGGAATGATCGTTGGCGTATGGCCGCATGCCGGGATTGGTGCCAATTTGCTGCTGATATCGTTATTTGCCTTGGCAGGTGTGGGTGTTGGGTTTGCCATTGTTCCGTTCCAGATTCTGCTTCAGGAGCAAACACCTGAATCCATGACAGGGCGTGTCTTTGGAACGGTTGGCAGCGTTATGACGGCGAGTAACATCATGGGCCCGGTGGTAGGTGGATTGCTGGTCACTTCATTCGGAGTTATTCCGGCTTTTATCTGCTCAGGCATTTTGCTGACATTACTGGGTGTGATTTATGTAGTGATTCGCAGACAAAAAAAGCACGACATGGATAGCAGAGTTGCAGCAAATTCATGA
- a CDS encoding MerR family transcriptional regulator, with protein MSLYKIDDVAKECGLTKRTIRYYEEIGVMPSPQRTDGGTRLYTREDIDYLKKVVRAKEVLGFSLQELHTYVATADALNEQRFDYQQTTEVRERIEKLTKMETTLDDQLQLIEQKLQSIHAVQAELEELRERVQNGIRRLEGHENDT; from the coding sequence ATGAGTTTATATAAAATCGATGACGTAGCCAAGGAATGTGGTTTGACCAAGCGTACCATTCGGTATTACGAAGAGATTGGTGTGATGCCTTCACCTCAGCGGACGGATGGTGGCACACGATTATACACCCGCGAAGATATCGATTATCTCAAAAAGGTGGTTCGGGCGAAGGAAGTGCTTGGTTTCTCGCTTCAGGAGCTGCATACCTATGTGGCAACGGCGGATGCGCTGAACGAACAGCGTTTTGACTACCAGCAGACCACTGAAGTGAGAGAACGGATCGAGAAGCTCACCAAGATGGAAACGACGCTGGATGACCAGCTGCAACTGATTGAGCAGAAACTTCAGAGCATTCATGCCGTGCAGGCGGAACTTGAGGAATTGCGTGAACGAGTTCAGAACGGCATTCGACGATTGGAAGGGCACGAGAATGACACATAA
- a CDS encoding MFS transporter: MKREPSLPDELPSSRGGLLSQPRAVWAVAFACIISFMGLGLVDPILPAIADQLHASKSQVSLLFTSYNAVTGVAMLITGVVSSRIGVKWTLLSGILLIIVFSFLGGTSDTVGALVGYRGGWGLGNALFIATALSAIVGLSTSGTAKAIILYEAALGLGIAVGPLLGGELGSISWRGPFYGVAVLMAIAFISIMFMLPKMAKPKTRSSLSDPFKALGYPSLKTLAITAFLYNFGFFTLMAYSPYVMNLDEHGLGYVFFGWGLMLAITSVFVAPRLQRRFGSVPSMSVMLTLFALDLLVMAVGTVMGSSTTVIVAVIVAGIFLGINNTLITTAVMEAAPVERSVASAAYSFVRFLGGALAPWLAGKLSEWFLPETPFYFGALMVLIGVVVLLVRRRHLRDIDAAITHH, from the coding sequence ATGAAAAGAGAACCCTCATTACCTGACGAATTGCCGTCATCCCGTGGAGGTCTATTATCCCAGCCCAGAGCGGTATGGGCAGTAGCCTTCGCCTGTATCATCTCCTTTATGGGACTGGGACTGGTTGACCCGATTTTGCCTGCCATTGCGGATCAACTGCATGCTTCCAAAAGCCAGGTATCTTTATTGTTTACAAGTTATAACGCAGTTACCGGGGTAGCCATGCTGATTACTGGTGTTGTATCCAGTCGGATTGGTGTGAAGTGGACGCTGCTCAGCGGGATTTTGCTGATCATTGTTTTCTCTTTCCTCGGCGGGACGTCTGACACTGTAGGTGCACTCGTCGGTTACCGTGGTGGTTGGGGACTGGGGAATGCCCTGTTCATCGCAACCGCATTATCCGCTATTGTAGGACTGTCCACTTCGGGGACAGCCAAAGCGATTATTTTATACGAAGCAGCGCTTGGTTTGGGGATTGCCGTTGGTCCACTGCTCGGTGGTGAACTGGGTTCCATCTCCTGGCGTGGCCCGTTCTATGGTGTAGCTGTTCTGATGGCGATTGCTTTTATCAGTATTATGTTTATGCTGCCCAAGATGGCCAAACCAAAAACACGCAGTTCCTTGTCCGATCCGTTCAAGGCTCTGGGCTATCCTTCACTGAAAACATTGGCGATTACGGCCTTCCTGTATAACTTTGGTTTCTTTACCTTGATGGCTTATTCACCTTATGTCATGAATCTGGATGAGCACGGACTCGGTTATGTATTCTTCGGTTGGGGTTTGATGCTGGCGATTACGTCTGTATTTGTCGCCCCAAGACTGCAACGCCGATTCGGATCGGTTCCTTCCATGAGCGTTATGCTGACGCTGTTTGCTCTTGATTTGCTGGTGATGGCGGTAGGTACGGTAATGGGATCATCCACAACCGTTATCGTAGCTGTTATCGTTGCCGGGATTTTCCTCGGGATTAACAACACGTTAATTACAACGGCAGTTATGGAAGCTGCGCCAGTGGAACGCTCTGTGGCATCGGCTGCCTACAGCTTTGTCCGGTTCCTTGGCGGTGCACTGGCACCTTGGCTTGCTGGTAAATTATCCGAGTGGTTCCTGCCGGAGACACCGTTTTATTTTGGCGCATTGATGGTTCTGATCGGGGTCGTTGTGCTTCTGGTACGCCGCAGACATCTGCGTGACATTGATGCAGCCATTACGCATCATTAA
- a CDS encoding aldehyde dehydrogenase family protein produces the protein MKKQHLFIGGKPAESVDYITLQAPYSKETLAEVASASAEEVEAAIAAAVQAGKEMRRMPAHQRADILYKLSTLLEERKEEAARIIALEAAKPITAALAEVDRTVETYRFAAEEAKRLTGETVPMDAAKGGEGRVGYTMRQPLGVIGAITPFNFPMNLVAHKVGPALAAGNTIVLKPAEQTPLSSYYIASLLQEAGLPDGALNVVSGDGKTIGDVLVQHPDVAHITFTGSPAVGTSIRSKAGLKRVTLELGSNAAVIIDADANLDKVVPRCVTGAFTYQGQVCISLQRIYVHSTIADEFIRRFAEAAQKVVVGDPLNPDTVVSALITSKDVQRTLDWIDEAKQAGAEVAAGGEAEGGVLRPTVLVNVPRDAKVSCQEVFAPIVVINTVDSVEEGIEHVNDSIYGLQAGVFTNDIHTALHAADHIEAGGVMINDIPTFRVDHMPYGGVKQSGMGREGVKYAVEEMTELKFVMFNKN, from the coding sequence ATGAAAAAACAACATCTGTTCATCGGGGGCAAGCCCGCCGAATCAGTAGACTATATAACACTTCAGGCACCGTACTCAAAAGAAACACTGGCAGAAGTAGCCTCGGCGTCAGCTGAGGAAGTCGAAGCAGCGATTGCCGCCGCAGTTCAGGCAGGCAAAGAGATGCGCAGAATGCCTGCCCACCAGCGTGCAGACATCCTTTACAAGCTGTCCACCCTGCTGGAAGAGCGCAAGGAAGAAGCGGCACGGATTATTGCGCTGGAGGCAGCGAAGCCGATTACTGCGGCGCTTGCCGAGGTGGATCGTACCGTGGAAACGTATCGTTTCGCCGCAGAGGAAGCCAAGCGGCTCACCGGAGAAACCGTGCCCATGGACGCAGCCAAAGGCGGGGAAGGACGTGTAGGCTACACCATGCGGCAGCCTTTGGGCGTTATTGGAGCCATTACGCCGTTTAATTTTCCAATGAACCTGGTGGCTCACAAAGTAGGTCCGGCACTGGCAGCAGGCAATACGATTGTGCTGAAGCCTGCGGAACAGACGCCGCTGTCTTCGTATTATATCGCCAGTCTGCTTCAGGAAGCCGGATTACCGGATGGCGCATTGAATGTGGTGAGCGGTGACGGCAAAACGATTGGTGATGTGCTTGTACAGCATCCTGACGTGGCCCATATCACGTTTACAGGCAGCCCTGCAGTAGGCACCAGCATTCGCAGCAAAGCGGGGCTGAAACGGGTAACATTAGAGCTGGGTTCCAATGCAGCGGTCATTATAGATGCAGATGCCAATTTGGACAAAGTAGTGCCAAGATGTGTGACCGGAGCGTTTACTTACCAAGGTCAGGTGTGTATCTCGCTGCAGCGGATTTATGTGCATAGCACGATCGCGGATGAATTCATTCGTCGTTTTGCGGAAGCAGCTCAAAAAGTCGTAGTTGGAGACCCATTGAATCCGGATACCGTTGTGTCTGCGCTCATCACATCCAAGGATGTACAGCGTACGCTGGATTGGATCGATGAAGCGAAGCAGGCAGGCGCTGAGGTGGCGGCAGGCGGCGAAGCCGAGGGAGGCGTATTACGTCCAACCGTGCTTGTTAACGTTCCGCGGGATGCCAAAGTGTCTTGCCAGGAAGTATTTGCGCCGATTGTTGTCATTAATACAGTGGATTCGGTTGAAGAAGGCATTGAGCATGTGAATGATTCCATCTATGGTCTTCAGGCAGGTGTATTCACCAATGATATTCATACCGCATTGCATGCAGCGGACCACATCGAAGCTGGCGGCGTGATGATTAACGATATTCCTACATTCCGTGTGGATCATATGCCTTATGGTGGTGTGAAGCAGAGCGGGATGGGTCGTGAAGGTGTCAAATATGCCGTTGAGGAAATGACGGAATTGAAGTTTGTCATGTTTAACAAAAATTAA
- a CDS encoding ABC transporter ATP-binding protein: MENENTAVQESILDVHITEAGYEAGQSTIRNIRLHVAPGELVGIIGPNGAGKSTTIKTMLGLLEHAKYEVTIGGEGRYAYIPEQPVFYEYMTLWEHLDLAAAAYEMEEKVFVARAEELLVRFGMDHVRNDLPASFSKGMRQKMMLMIGFLSSPDVYIVDEPFIGLDPRATKDFLKLLDDERRRGAGVLMSTHVLDTAERICDRFILIHSGRSAAEGTLDEIRAAADLPDASLFDCFDTLTS, translated from the coding sequence ATGGAAAACGAAAATACAGCTGTACAGGAGTCCATATTGGACGTACATATTACGGAAGCAGGATATGAGGCCGGTCAATCCACGATAAGAAACATCCGATTACATGTGGCACCGGGGGAATTGGTGGGCATTATTGGACCGAATGGTGCTGGCAAAAGCACGACGATCAAAACGATGCTTGGCCTGCTTGAGCACGCAAAATATGAAGTAACCATTGGGGGAGAGGGACGCTATGCCTATATACCGGAACAACCTGTTTTTTACGAATATATGACCCTGTGGGAACATCTCGACCTGGCTGCGGCCGCCTATGAGATGGAGGAAAAGGTTTTTGTCGCCAGGGCGGAGGAGCTGTTGGTTCGTTTCGGTATGGATCATGTTCGTAATGATCTCCCGGCCAGTTTCTCCAAGGGCATGCGGCAGAAAATGATGCTGATGATCGGCTTCCTGTCCTCGCCGGATGTATATATTGTGGACGAGCCTTTCATCGGACTGGATCCACGAGCAACCAAGGATTTTTTGAAATTGCTGGACGATGAGCGCCGCCGTGGTGCAGGTGTACTTATGTCAACGCATGTACTGGATACCGCTGAGCGAATCTGTGATCGTTTTATTCTTATCCACTCCGGGCGATCCGCTGCCGAAGGGACACTGGACGAAATCCGTGCAGCCGCAGATTTGCCGGATGCCTCGTTGTTTGATTGTTTTGACACACTGACATCCTAA
- a CDS encoding MarR family winged helix-turn-helix transcriptional regulator, producing the protein MLELQEIGTERSLHLYRTLAQTFKSVNEHAVSGSKVHGFNPTAYGVLEVLYMKGAQPIQQVGAQLLLQSGNVTYVIDKLEQKGLLHRKHCPQDRRIIFVELTEEGQRTMNDIYPGYAHKIDRAVSGLSEDDKILLSELLERLALGADRLSANG; encoded by the coding sequence ATGCTGGAATTACAGGAAATCGGAACCGAACGTTCTCTTCATCTGTACCGCACCTTGGCCCAGACATTTAAGAGCGTGAATGAACACGCTGTATCCGGAAGCAAAGTGCATGGTTTCAACCCCACCGCTTACGGGGTGCTCGAAGTGTTATATATGAAAGGAGCACAGCCTATTCAACAAGTTGGTGCACAGCTTCTGCTGCAAAGCGGGAATGTCACTTATGTCATTGACAAGCTGGAGCAAAAAGGACTTTTGCATCGAAAACACTGTCCGCAGGACAGACGCATCATTTTTGTAGAACTGACCGAGGAGGGCCAGCGTACCATGAATGACATTTATCCAGGCTACGCACACAAAATAGATCGTGCTGTCAGCGGACTGAGCGAGGATGACAAAATATTGCTGTCTGAGCTGTTGGAAAGGCTTGCACTCGGAGCAGATCGTTTATCTGCAAACGGCTAA
- a CDS encoding MerR family transcriptional regulator, whose amino-acid sequence MAYSMEDVSGMSGVSLSELGQYAEKGLLNAAFVGQDEDIYYEKRELLRLQQILFCKEVGMEEEEIGPMLRDAPRDMIRIMQQHRIEMLEKALHLHGLIQTLDKTISHLRGEQDMDEHELYAGFSNKGRHPLLMNETTSDHAAKNDYSEQMQTTETSQKYNANAPEPSTLPEAQEMKSKEDFLDSQAKIDRIHLDLQGAIENGLTPDSSEVQQIIGRHLEWIKGYYTPTAEIYRDLGNLYVEHKNFRQMYDGYHPKLAEFLRDGMMIKAEQDLS is encoded by the coding sequence ATGGCATATTCCATGGAAGATGTATCCGGAATGTCCGGTGTAAGTCTAAGTGAATTGGGGCAGTACGCAGAGAAGGGTCTATTGAATGCTGCCTTTGTGGGTCAAGATGAGGATATCTACTATGAGAAGCGGGAGCTGCTGAGATTGCAGCAGATTCTGTTTTGTAAAGAAGTAGGCATGGAGGAGGAAGAGATCGGCCCCATGCTCAGGGATGCTCCCCGTGATATGATCCGTATCATGCAGCAGCATCGGATTGAGATGTTGGAGAAGGCGCTTCATTTGCATGGATTGATTCAGACACTGGACAAAACCATCTCCCATTTACGTGGAGAGCAGGACATGGATGAACATGAACTGTACGCTGGTTTTTCCAATAAGGGGCGACACCCGCTTTTAATGAATGAAACGACCTCTGATCATGCGGCGAAGAATGACTATTCTGAACAGATGCAGACAACAGAGACGAGTCAGAAGTACAACGCGAATGCGCCGGAGCCTTCCACACTACCTGAGGCTCAGGAGATGAAATCAAAGGAAGATTTTCTCGATTCACAGGCGAAGATAGACCGGATTCATTTGGACTTGCAGGGCGCCATCGAGAATGGGTTAACACCCGATAGTTCGGAGGTACAACAGATTATTGGCAGACATCTTGAGTGGATCAAGGGTTATTACACCCCAACGGCCGAGATTTACCGTGATTTGGGCAATCTGTATGTCGAGCACAAAAATTTCCGCCAGATGTATGATGGTTACCACCCCAAGTTGGCCGAGTTTTTGCGTGACGGGATGATGATTAAAGCGGAACAGGATTTATCCTAG
- a CDS encoding GNAT family N-acetyltransferase yields the protein MYKCKGRIPELETGRLRLRKMRRRDAAQMFACWSDREVTRYMNLAPMIGTSEAADMIGLLNHMAGEEEAIRWGIELKETGRLIGSCGYNTWQLEGAFRGEIGYELGRDYWRHGYMTEAFSVMLPFGYETMGLNRIEALVDPRNLASGEFLANRGFTREGLLRQVQHTSTGYKDMVMYSLLYDEFLRKGDK from the coding sequence ATGTATAAATGCAAAGGGAGAATTCCCGAACTAGAGACAGGGCGACTGCGTCTGCGCAAAATGCGCCGCCGGGATGCGGCCCAGATGTTCGCTTGCTGGTCAGACCGGGAAGTGACCCGTTATATGAATTTGGCGCCTATGATCGGGACAAGTGAGGCTGCGGATATGATTGGGCTGCTGAATCATATGGCAGGAGAAGAGGAGGCGATTCGCTGGGGTATTGAACTCAAGGAAACGGGCCGGCTCATCGGAAGCTGCGGATATAACACGTGGCAGCTTGAAGGCGCATTTCGTGGGGAGATCGGTTATGAACTGGGGCGCGACTATTGGCGTCATGGTTATATGACGGAAGCATTTTCGGTTATGCTGCCCTTCGGGTACGAGACGATGGGTCTTAATCGGATTGAAGCGCTGGTTGATCCACGTAATCTCGCTTCGGGAGAGTTTCTGGCGAACCGCGGCTTCACGCGGGAAGGCCTGCTGCGTCAGGTGCAGCATACGTCTACCGGATATAAGGATATGGTCATGTATTCCTTGCTGTATGATGAGTTTTTGCGTAAGGGAGATAAATAG
- a CDS encoding universal stress protein — protein MLKRILVAVDGSDHAHKALEQAVDLAESMKQPASLIIIHVNPSISLNEPALGVDLEARIAEEGQHIIQPVNGLLSGRSVHSETLLIAGDPVNEICRVAKDRDCDLIVMGTAGKSMLAEIVVGSVSHGVLKQAGCPVMTVK, from the coding sequence ATGCTGAAACGAATATTGGTTGCTGTCGATGGGTCGGATCATGCACATAAGGCTTTGGAGCAAGCTGTTGATCTGGCAGAAAGTATGAAACAACCGGCTTCCTTGATTATCATACATGTTAATCCTTCGATCTCGCTGAATGAGCCTGCGCTGGGCGTGGATTTGGAAGCTCGCATCGCTGAAGAAGGACAGCATATCATACAACCTGTTAATGGCTTGTTATCCGGTCGTTCTGTTCATTCTGAAACGTTGTTGATTGCCGGTGATCCCGTGAATGAGATCTGCCGTGTAGCGAAGGATAGAGACTGTGATCTCATTGTAATGGGGACGGCCGGGAAAAGCATGCTCGCTGAAATCGTGGTGGGCAGTGTTAGCCACGGCGTCTTGAAACAGGCAGGATGCCCAGTAATGACTGTCAAATAA